The following are encoded in a window of Armatimonas rosea genomic DNA:
- a CDS encoding GDYXXLXY domain-containing protein, whose product MQAFPRRFALIVALQVALILGLLGARQLTLRTGQSVLLRVEPIDPVDFFRGEYVVLSYSISEVQSSWLAGPPLQKGETVYMPLERSGRFVEPGAPSRTRPTDSFAFLKGTVTSADKTHCRVAYGIESWFVPRGKGPELEREGRRNDRQLIAEVRVDTQGHAVLKAVTVEPKRPTPKR is encoded by the coding sequence ATGCAAGCGTTTCCAAGACGGTTCGCGCTGATCGTGGCGCTCCAAGTGGCGCTGATACTCGGGCTCCTGGGAGCGCGGCAGCTGACGCTCCGCACGGGGCAGTCGGTCCTGCTCCGGGTCGAGCCCATCGACCCCGTGGACTTCTTCCGCGGCGAGTATGTCGTGCTGAGCTATAGTATTTCGGAAGTGCAGAGTAGCTGGCTGGCGGGGCCACCTTTGCAGAAAGGCGAGACGGTCTACATGCCCCTTGAGCGCTCAGGCCGCTTTGTGGAGCCCGGAGCCCCCTCCCGCACGCGCCCCACCGACTCTTTCGCGTTCCTCAAGGGGACGGTCACCAGCGCGGACAAGACCCACTGCCGCGTCGCTTACGGTATCGAGAGCTGGTTTGTCCCCCGTGGAAAAGGCCCGGAGCTGGAGCGCGAAGGGCGCCGCAACGACCGTCAGCTCATCGCGGAGGTGCGGGTGGACACCCAAGGACACGCCGTCCTAAAAGCGGTGACGGTCGAGCCCAAGCGCCCTACGCCCAAGCGATAG
- a CDS encoding sialate O-acetylesterase: MREPLQAPTKTRPLPGETFTVAGRPAFVILPPLPEGKPISRPTPWVWYAPTLPGLPGPEERWMFERFAAAGIAVAGIDVGESYGSPDGRALFTALHTELTQKRGFAAKPVLLGRSRGGLMTLGWAVENPEKVAGFAGIYPVCDLTSYPGAAKASGAYHLTEAELLARLKEHNPIEKLAGLAKAQVPLFAIQGDSDTVVPLEKNAGEVKRRYEALGGKMQLIVPPGQGHNMWPGFFQCQELVDFVIAQATGLRLTAPLDYQVTQRSSRTKGKLTITGTLTAPAEKGTVLEARLSDRPWQRLKPTFDGTAFTATLEAPAGGWYRLEVRAMRADAVLAEASVAHVGVGEVFVVAGQSNSANHGEEKQSTKTGNVVTFEGTRWQLANDPQPGASGGGGSFLPPFGDAIATRFGVPVGFIACGIGGSSVREWLPQGSTFPNPPTIESRVQRRADGLWESKGEAFVMFTSRMKPLGTRGFRAVLWHQGESDANQRDTTRTLAGTLYHDYLAKLIRDSRRAIGWNAPWFVAQVSYHVPGDESSPEIRAAQAALWKERLALQGPDSDALTSEWRDTGGKGVHFSGPGLREHAARWVEKVAPWLERQ; the protein is encoded by the coding sequence ATGAGAGAACCTCTCCAAGCTCCCACGAAGACCCGCCCCCTGCCCGGTGAGACATTCACCGTGGCAGGGCGACCTGCGTTTGTGATCCTCCCGCCTCTCCCGGAGGGCAAGCCCATCAGTCGGCCCACTCCCTGGGTCTGGTACGCCCCCACGCTCCCCGGTCTGCCCGGCCCCGAGGAGCGCTGGATGTTTGAGCGCTTTGCAGCGGCGGGGATCGCGGTTGCGGGAATCGATGTGGGCGAGTCCTACGGGAGCCCCGATGGCCGCGCACTCTTCACCGCGCTCCACACGGAGCTCACTCAGAAGCGCGGCTTTGCGGCAAAACCGGTGCTACTGGGCAGAAGCCGCGGCGGGCTCATGACCCTGGGCTGGGCGGTGGAGAACCCCGAGAAAGTGGCGGGCTTTGCCGGAATCTACCCGGTTTGTGATCTGACCAGCTATCCCGGCGCCGCAAAGGCAAGCGGGGCCTACCACCTGACGGAAGCCGAGCTGCTCGCCAGGCTGAAGGAGCACAACCCGATCGAGAAGCTGGCCGGGCTGGCAAAGGCACAGGTCCCCCTCTTCGCCATCCAGGGCGATAGCGACACGGTTGTGCCGCTGGAAAAGAATGCGGGTGAGGTCAAGCGACGCTACGAGGCGCTGGGCGGAAAGATGCAGCTGATCGTCCCGCCCGGCCAGGGACACAACATGTGGCCCGGGTTCTTCCAGTGCCAGGAGCTAGTGGACTTTGTGATCGCGCAGGCGACCGGCCTGCGGCTCACGGCCCCCTTGGACTACCAGGTGACCCAGCGCTCGTCACGGACGAAGGGTAAGCTCACGATCACCGGCACGCTCACAGCACCTGCCGAGAAAGGCACCGTGCTGGAGGCGCGGCTGAGCGACCGTCCGTGGCAAAGGCTCAAGCCGACGTTCGACGGCACGGCGTTTACGGCGACACTGGAGGCACCCGCGGGGGGCTGGTACCGTCTGGAGGTCCGGGCCATGCGCGCGGATGCCGTCCTCGCCGAAGCGAGCGTCGCGCATGTCGGAGTCGGTGAGGTCTTTGTGGTGGCGGGGCAGTCCAACTCGGCCAACCATGGTGAGGAGAAACAGAGCACTAAGACAGGTAATGTGGTCACCTTCGAGGGCACGCGCTGGCAGCTTGCAAACGACCCACAGCCCGGTGCGAGCGGCGGCGGCGGGAGCTTTCTACCTCCGTTTGGCGACGCGATCGCGACGCGCTTTGGTGTCCCCGTCGGCTTTATCGCCTGCGGAATCGGGGGGAGCAGTGTCCGCGAATGGCTTCCCCAAGGCAGCACGTTTCCCAATCCCCCGACCATCGAGAGCCGTGTCCAAAGACGCGCCGACGGTCTCTGGGAGTCCAAAGGGGAGGCGTTTGTGATGTTCACCAGCCGCATGAAGCCGCTCGGCACACGCGGCTTTCGCGCGGTCTTGTGGCACCAGGGCGAGAGCGATGCCAACCAGAGAGACACGACGCGCACCCTGGCGGGGACCCTCTACCACGACTACCTCGCCAAGCTCATCCGCGACTCGCGCCGGGCGATCGGCTGGAATGCGCCGTGGTTTGTGGCCCAAGTGAGCTACCATGTCCCCGGTGACGAGTCCTCGCCCGAGATTCGCG
- a CDS encoding histidine phosphatase family protein has product MPKLIYFITHPNVKIDPAVPVPQWPLSERGRERMEQGLRQPWVPTLTAIYSSTEQKAIDGAELLANLLGLGFTQLEALGENDRSATGFLPPDEFEQVANVFFAHPEQSVRGWETARAAQNRIVSAVEALVAADPTDGPIAIVSHGAVGTLLYCHLTGEPISRRWDQPPNAGGNYFAFTLEPRTAHFHWKAIDDFEEHLAALHEQGRQCAERGGQFEENPFLREGQDWQLLAWNRGFKERSIPNPSCSECHGTGVIILRSPEDPSPYDGAQIQCLCNNPERP; this is encoded by the coding sequence ATGCCCAAGCTCATCTACTTCATCACCCACCCCAATGTAAAAATCGACCCCGCGGTGCCCGTGCCGCAGTGGCCGCTCTCGGAGCGCGGGCGGGAGCGCATGGAGCAGGGCCTGCGCCAGCCCTGGGTCCCTACCCTCACGGCGATCTACTCCAGCACGGAGCAGAAGGCCATCGACGGTGCCGAGCTGCTGGCCAATCTCCTCGGTCTTGGCTTTACGCAGCTCGAGGCCCTCGGGGAGAACGACCGATCGGCGACCGGGTTTCTCCCGCCCGACGAGTTCGAGCAGGTCGCCAATGTCTTCTTCGCCCACCCCGAGCAGTCCGTGCGTGGCTGGGAGACGGCACGCGCTGCCCAGAACCGAATCGTGAGCGCTGTCGAGGCCCTGGTCGCCGCCGATCCCACCGACGGCCCAATCGCAATTGTCTCCCACGGCGCAGTCGGAACCCTGCTCTACTGCCACCTGACCGGCGAGCCGATCAGTCGGCGCTGGGACCAGCCCCCCAACGCGGGAGGCAACTACTTCGCCTTCACCCTAGAGCCACGCACCGCCCACTTTCATTGGAAAGCCATCGATGACTTTGAGGAGCATCTCGCCGCACTCCACGAGCAAGGCCGTCAGTGCGCCGAACGCGGCGGACAATTTGAAGAGAATCCCTTTCTTCGAGAAGGTCAGGACTGGCAGCTATTAGCATGGAATCGTGGTTTTAAAGAGCGCAGTATTCCGAATCCCTCGTGCTCCGAGTGCCACGGCACGGGGGTTATTATTCTCCGTTCACCAGAGGACCCTAGCCCCTATGATGGGGCCCAGATTCAATGCCTGTGTAACAATCCTGAGCGACCATAA
- a CDS encoding PQQ-binding-like beta-propeller repeat protein yields the protein MANNWLQYGGPNRDFSLPQAPAPRGAPTVRWRRGLGEGTAGIVGDEKALFTLYAEGFNKSREAGVEVVVSLDAATGKTRWEHKTPVAMLPKQESYTSDPIRPQATPLLWQGKLLTLGFTGFLKCFEAATGKILWERDLVKELDATPVQFGFAASPLAYDGAFVVHVGGKQATLVAFEPRDGRIRWKSAPAEPSYASPMRVRIDGEDQLVQLTRDALVGVAAKDGAARWSYPMPKLGLTNVPTPLVLPEQRVVISGQGVLGTRLLRLTKNAATEVWVNTKSTYFYCNWAATRELVLGCNNGGFISALRLTDGQELWRERGQTDGNLLQLGDDTLFLRGDGLLTRGRATEGGLKTEPGVPLLTGRCWTPPTVIGELFYARDNKEILAASLK from the coding sequence ATGGCAAATAACTGGCTTCAGTACGGCGGCCCGAACCGGGATTTCTCGCTTCCTCAAGCCCCCGCCCCGAGAGGTGCGCCGACCGTGCGCTGGCGTCGGGGGCTGGGCGAGGGGACGGCGGGGATTGTCGGGGACGAAAAAGCGCTCTTTACGCTCTACGCCGAGGGGTTCAATAAGAGCCGCGAGGCCGGGGTTGAGGTGGTGGTGAGCCTGGATGCGGCGACGGGTAAGACGCGCTGGGAGCACAAGACACCCGTGGCGATGCTGCCCAAGCAGGAGTCGTACACAAGTGATCCAATCCGGCCTCAGGCGACCCCGCTTCTCTGGCAGGGCAAGTTGCTGACGCTGGGCTTTACGGGCTTTCTCAAGTGCTTTGAGGCCGCGACGGGCAAGATTTTATGGGAGCGCGACTTGGTCAAAGAGCTGGACGCGACACCCGTCCAGTTTGGATTTGCCGCAAGCCCCCTCGCCTACGACGGCGCGTTTGTGGTGCACGTGGGGGGAAAGCAGGCCACACTGGTCGCCTTTGAGCCACGCGATGGCCGCATCCGCTGGAAGTCTGCGCCGGCTGAGCCAAGCTACGCCTCCCCGATGCGGGTGCGTATCGACGGCGAAGACCAGCTGGTGCAGCTCACGCGGGATGCGCTGGTGGGGGTGGCGGCCAAAGACGGTGCGGCGCGCTGGAGCTATCCGATGCCCAAGCTCGGGCTGACCAATGTCCCCACGCCTTTGGTGCTCCCGGAGCAGCGTGTCGTGATCTCGGGCCAGGGCGTGCTCGGGACGCGCCTGCTGAGGCTTACTAAAAACGCTGCTACAGAGGTCTGGGTAAACACGAAGTCCACCTACTTCTACTGCAACTGGGCCGCCACGCGTGAGCTCGTGCTGGGCTGCAACAACGGCGGCTTTATCAGCGCGTTACGCCTCACCGATGGCCAGGAGCTCTGGCGCGAGCGGGGGCAGACTGACGGCAATCTCTTGCAGCTCGGTGACGACACGCTCTTTCTGCGCGGCGATGGCTTGCTCACGCGGGGCCGAGCGACGGAAGGGGGCCTCAAGACAGAGCCCGGTGTGCCGCTCCTCACCGGGCGCTGCTGGACCCCGCCAACCGTGATCGGGGAGCTGTTCTACGCGCGCGACAACAAGGAGATTCTTGCCGCGTCGCTGAAGTAG
- a CDS encoding SGNH/GDSL hydrolase family protein, whose amino-acid sequence MNRQDFPLVPAQECRPRQGLPNFLAKAKKPGAEVKIGYLGGSITAQPGWRPKTLAHFQKAFPEAKFSEINAAIGGTGSDLGVFRLKQDVLDKKPDLLFVEFAVNDGGAAPEQITRCMEGIVRQTWKALPSCDICFVYTVTESLVPPLLEGKFPRAASVMEGVAEHYGIPSIHLALEVAALAKAGKLLWKAPLPKERSADGPLVFANDGVHPYPETGHELYLQAIVRSLEPIAMASQRARRHGLPKPLNGANYEKATLVPVSPAQLSAGFVALDPASNPVAKSFAGRMGGGLYRSTQPGATLTFSFTGTYAALYDILGPDCGQVTVLLDNQPPRLVPRFDAYCTYHRLATLLIGADLPDTLHTVMITLHPDQPDKAKILAQRKEKMDNPARFNDRALYPGALLIVGELKKGA is encoded by the coding sequence ATGAACCGTCAAGATTTCCCGCTCGTCCCTGCCCAAGAGTGCCGCCCGCGCCAGGGGCTCCCGAACTTTTTAGCAAAGGCAAAGAAGCCCGGTGCCGAGGTCAAGATCGGCTATCTGGGGGGCTCGATCACCGCGCAGCCCGGCTGGCGGCCCAAGACCCTGGCGCACTTTCAGAAGGCATTTCCTGAGGCAAAGTTCTCGGAGATCAATGCGGCCATCGGCGGCACGGGCTCGGATCTCGGGGTCTTCCGGCTCAAGCAAGACGTCTTAGACAAGAAGCCGGACTTGCTGTTTGTGGAGTTCGCGGTCAACGACGGTGGCGCGGCACCGGAGCAGATCACGCGCTGCATGGAGGGGATTGTCCGCCAGACCTGGAAGGCGCTCCCGAGCTGCGATATCTGCTTTGTCTACACGGTCACCGAGAGCCTCGTCCCGCCGCTCTTGGAGGGCAAGTTCCCCCGCGCCGCCAGCGTGATGGAGGGAGTCGCGGAGCACTACGGGATTCCCAGCATTCATCTGGCGCTTGAAGTGGCGGCGCTGGCGAAGGCGGGGAAGCTGCTCTGGAAAGCGCCTCTGCCGAAGGAGAGAAGCGCCGACGGCCCGCTGGTCTTTGCCAACGATGGGGTGCATCCCTACCCCGAGACCGGCCACGAGCTCTATCTTCAGGCTATCGTTCGCTCGCTGGAGCCGATTGCAATGGCATCGCAGCGGGCGCGGCGGCACGGGCTGCCCAAGCCGCTGAACGGAGCAAACTACGAGAAGGCAACGCTGGTTCCGGTGAGCCCGGCGCAGCTCTCGGCGGGGTTTGTGGCGCTCGATCCGGCGAGCAACCCGGTCGCGAAGAGCTTTGCGGGGCGGATGGGCGGTGGACTTTACCGCAGCACGCAGCCTGGTGCCACCCTGACGTTCTCCTTTACCGGCACCTACGCCGCGCTCTACGATATTCTGGGGCCGGACTGTGGGCAGGTGACGGTCCTACTGGACAACCAGCCGCCGCGCCTCGTGCCGCGCTTCGATGCCTACTGTACCTACCACCGGCTGGCGACTCTTCTCATTGGTGCCGATCTGCCCGACACGCTCCATACGGTCATGATCACTCTTCACCCCGACCAGCCGGACAAGGCGAAGATTCTCGCCCAGCGCAAGGAAAAAATGGACAACCCGGCACGCTTCAACGACCGAGCGCTCTATCCCGGCGCATTGCTGATTGTCGGGGAGCTGAAGAAAGGCGCGTGA
- a CDS encoding discoidin domain-containing protein, producing MAIKDFGLKPYLRTSKDLPHVEDVPWKLVCTMPYNCHFQPWIEVESPSGGQISFNSSNPLVLYLTPTETCTAKPGVQRYEAKNWVSGEGAVYTIPAGMTVRAVQYRETGYDTSFAGSFVCNDSDYNTLWTKAARTAYICMRDHFYDCPDRERVGFWGDGTPELNQCFYVFDQRAHTLAKELVLRKLEPKFYPGQHLEFLGDYGLWFYYLHTGDLESLRKIYEQTKRFLFETYPFGKRTWFDWGKEVKDIAVTETCFFYNCLGTLKKIALATGHDSDVPELDRRRAAIQASFDSQFWKGSYYQSAQVTTPDDRANAMAVNVGLAERGKWDAIYENVLTKKTYASCFFDRWVFEALCTMGRQEYALLRMYERYKTMIPCTFTTLWEHYDRWWASRIDAFDDASSLNHGWNPPALILSQSITGVTPVEPGWATFHVLPKEAFLTEINLVVPTVKGSVTVAIKKTKTEYALTVTAPPTTKAIVGIPKAAFSALKAIKLGNRTLWESGRAQRTPVGVAFLGEDADYVTFSVPTGTWKLRGLGSLPLTSPKPAPKPVKKVKPLEKKHWVASASVPDSSFLFSGAKIPIAVPASSAIDGDHWTGWRDMTKTQYPGQWFQLDLQRPERFFKIVLDNTWALWDSPVGYAVTVSQDGTHWSSPVATGKGELGITTITFAPQTARFVRITQTGTSPTYHWSIYEIDLL from the coding sequence ATGGCCATTAAAGACTTTGGGCTGAAGCCCTACTTGCGAACGTCGAAGGACCTACCGCACGTCGAGGACGTGCCGTGGAAGCTGGTCTGCACGATGCCGTACAACTGCCACTTTCAGCCGTGGATCGAGGTGGAGAGCCCCAGCGGGGGGCAGATTTCCTTCAACTCCAGCAACCCGCTGGTGCTCTATCTGACGCCTACGGAGACCTGCACGGCCAAGCCGGGCGTGCAGCGCTACGAGGCGAAGAACTGGGTCAGTGGCGAGGGCGCGGTCTACACGATTCCAGCGGGGATGACGGTTCGAGCCGTGCAGTACCGCGAGACGGGCTACGACACGAGCTTTGCCGGCTCGTTTGTCTGCAACGATAGCGACTACAACACGCTCTGGACCAAGGCGGCGCGCACGGCCTACATCTGCATGCGGGACCACTTCTACGACTGTCCCGACCGGGAGCGGGTCGGCTTCTGGGGCGATGGGACGCCGGAGCTGAACCAGTGTTTCTATGTCTTTGACCAGAGAGCGCACACACTGGCCAAGGAGCTGGTGCTACGCAAGCTAGAGCCCAAGTTCTACCCCGGCCAGCACTTGGAGTTCCTCGGAGACTACGGGCTGTGGTTCTACTACTTGCACACCGGCGATCTGGAGTCGCTACGGAAGATCTACGAGCAGACCAAGCGGTTTTTGTTTGAAACGTATCCATTTGGCAAGCGGACGTGGTTCGACTGGGGCAAGGAGGTCAAGGATATCGCGGTAACGGAGACATGCTTCTTCTACAACTGCCTCGGCACGCTTAAGAAGATCGCGCTCGCCACGGGCCATGACTCTGATGTGCCCGAGCTCGACCGGAGGCGGGCCGCGATCCAGGCGAGCTTCGACAGCCAGTTCTGGAAGGGGAGCTACTACCAGTCCGCGCAGGTCACTACGCCCGATGACCGTGCCAATGCGATGGCGGTGAATGTCGGGCTGGCGGAGCGCGGGAAGTGGGACGCGATCTACGAGAATGTCCTGACCAAGAAGACCTACGCGAGCTGTTTCTTCGACCGGTGGGTCTTTGAGGCGCTCTGCACGATGGGGCGGCAAGAGTACGCGCTCCTTCGGATGTACGAGCGCTACAAGACCATGATCCCCTGCACCTTCACCACCCTCTGGGAGCACTACGACCGCTGGTGGGCATCGCGGATAGACGCCTTCGACGATGCATCGTCGCTGAACCATGGCTGGAACCCGCCCGCGCTGATCCTCTCCCAGAGCATCACGGGTGTCACCCCGGTGGAGCCCGGCTGGGCGACCTTCCACGTCTTGCCCAAAGAGGCGTTTCTGACGGAGATAAATCTCGTTGTCCCTACGGTGAAGGGCAGCGTGACGGTCGCGATCAAGAAGACCAAGACCGAGTACGCCCTCACGGTGACAGCGCCGCCAACGACGAAAGCCATTGTCGGGATTCCCAAGGCGGCCTTCTCGGCGCTGAAGGCGATCAAGCTCGGCAACCGAACGCTCTGGGAGAGTGGCCGTGCCCAGCGCACTCCGGTGGGGGTGGCGTTTCTCGGGGAGGACGCGGACTATGTCACGTTCTCCGTTCCCACGGGCACGTGGAAGCTCCGCGGCCTCGGGAGCCTGCCGCTCACGTCGCCCAAGCCCGCGCCAAAGCCCGTTAAAAAGGTCAAGCCGCTGGAGAAGAAGCACTGGGTCGCGTCGGCGTCCGTGCCCGACAGCTCTTTTCTCTTCAGCGGTGCTAAGATCCCTATCGCGGTTCCGGCCAGCAGCGCCATCGACGGCGACCACTGGACGGGCTGGCGGGACATGACCAAGACCCAGTACCCCGGCCAGTGGTTCCAGCTCGACCTCCAGCGCCCGGAGCGCTTCTTCAAGATCGTCCTAGACAACACTTGGGCGCTCTGGGACTCGCCCGTGGGCTACGCGGTGACGGTCTCCCAAGACGGCACCCACTGGAGCTCGCCGGTCGCCACCGGCAAGGGCGAGCTCGGGATCACCACCATCACGTTTGCTCCCCAGACCGCCCGCTTCGTCCGCATCACCCAGACCGGCACCAGCCCCACCTACCACTGGTCCATCTACGAGATCGATCTACTATGA
- a CDS encoding PSD1 and planctomycete cytochrome C domain-containing protein: MAHARLRALGLIVWGLLATAAHAQTAFEAKVRPLLLKRCTPCHGAEKQQGNLRLDSKNGWQASGVIVPGKPEKSRLIERIKSKDAPMPPTGLLPASEQAVLTEWVRAGAPDPRTATVAASPALGPKLRSRDFAVTEADKKWWAFQPVKPPAAATNIDKLLLARLTPKGLALSPPATPREQVRRLYFDLWGLPPSPDEVAAFEKNPSEAAWAALVDKLLASPRYGERWGRHWLDLVRFAETNGYERDSEKPHAWRYRDYVIDAFNTDKPYDRFIQEQLAGDELEGGGDAGIIATGFFRLHVWDDEPDNTLVAEFDDLDDVMVTTGAAFLGLTIGCARCHDHKYDPLSQRDYYRLLSFLRGIDPYGQHKTGGGGRGTGRITRSLANPTEQALAVNENGASAKSTYVLSRGEVGSPREEVFPAFPEVLAQKPPVILAHGQSSGRRTALAAWIASPSNPLTARVLVNRLWQHHFGVGIVPTPDDFGNTGLRPTNLPLLDYLAGELVRGGWRLKRLQKLMVTSRAYRMSSRTDNPRALALDQDNTLLWRQNLRRIEAEAVRDTLLAVSGLLDLKQGGPSVYPTLPAEIRDSGNPANANWHDSPEAEQNRRSVYLVVKRALKVPLLDALDFANSTSPAGVRPVTTTAPQALILLNDSFVQRQAEALATRLATENNPDKLTRAFALALQRMPRQSERQAALHLLGPQPDHAAWVGLCRALLNLNEVIYVD, encoded by the coding sequence ATGGCGCACGCAAGACTCCGAGCACTGGGGCTGATCGTCTGGGGTCTGCTAGCAACGGCGGCGCATGCCCAGACTGCTTTCGAGGCGAAAGTGCGGCCACTCTTGCTCAAGCGCTGCACCCCCTGCCACGGGGCAGAGAAACAGCAAGGTAACCTGCGCCTAGACTCAAAAAATGGCTGGCAAGCAAGCGGGGTGATTGTCCCCGGCAAGCCCGAGAAGAGCCGCCTGATCGAGCGCATCAAGAGCAAAGACGCCCCCATGCCGCCGACCGGCCTCCTGCCTGCGAGCGAGCAAGCCGTGCTGACGGAGTGGGTGCGCGCCGGTGCTCCCGACCCGAGGACAGCCACAGTAGCGGCGAGCCCCGCGCTGGGCCCGAAGCTGCGGAGCCGGGACTTTGCGGTCACTGAGGCGGATAAAAAGTGGTGGGCGTTTCAGCCGGTCAAGCCGCCCGCGGCCGCAACAAACATCGACAAGCTTCTTCTGGCGCGGCTCACCCCCAAGGGCCTGGCACTGAGCCCGCCGGCGACACCCCGCGAGCAGGTGCGGCGGCTGTACTTCGACCTCTGGGGGCTGCCACCAAGCCCCGACGAGGTCGCGGCGTTTGAGAAGAACCCCAGCGAGGCGGCGTGGGCGGCGCTCGTGGACAAGCTACTTGCCTCGCCGCGCTATGGGGAGCGCTGGGGGCGGCACTGGCTCGATCTGGTGCGCTTCGCCGAGACCAATGGCTACGAGCGCGATAGCGAGAAGCCCCATGCCTGGCGCTACCGGGACTATGTCATCGATGCCTTCAACACCGACAAGCCCTACGATCGGTTTATCCAGGAGCAGCTCGCCGGCGATGAGCTGGAGGGCGGCGGCGATGCGGGGATTATCGCGACGGGCTTCTTCCGGCTGCATGTCTGGGACGACGAGCCCGATAACACGCTGGTGGCGGAGTTCGACGACCTCGACGATGTGATGGTGACCACGGGCGCGGCGTTTCTGGGGCTGACGATTGGCTGTGCGCGCTGTCACGACCACAAGTACGACCCCCTCAGCCAGCGCGACTACTACCGGTTGCTGAGCTTTCTACGCGGGATCGATCCCTACGGCCAGCACAAGACCGGCGGCGGCGGGCGTGGCACGGGGCGGATCACGCGCTCGCTCGCCAACCCTACGGAGCAGGCGCTGGCGGTGAACGAGAACGGGGCCAGTGCAAAGTCAACCTACGTGCTCTCCCGCGGCGAGGTGGGCTCTCCCCGCGAGGAGGTCTTTCCCGCCTTCCCTGAGGTGCTGGCGCAGAAGCCCCCGGTGATCCTGGCGCACGGTCAGTCGTCGGGGCGGCGCACGGCGCTGGCGGCGTGGATCGCGAGCCCGAGCAACCCCCTCACGGCGCGGGTGCTGGTCAACCGGCTCTGGCAGCACCACTTTGGGGTCGGGATCGTCCCCACGCCGGATGACTTTGGCAACACCGGGCTCCGTCCCACCAATCTCCCGCTGCTAGACTATCTGGCAGGTGAGCTGGTGCGCGGCGGGTGGCGGCTCAAGCGCCTGCAGAAGCTCATGGTCACCAGCCGCGCGTATCGGATGTCATCGCGGACCGACAACCCGAGAGCCCTCGCGCTCGACCAGGACAACACGCTCCTCTGGCGGCAGAACCTGCGGCGGATCGAGGCCGAGGCGGTGCGCGACACGCTGCTCGCCGTGAGTGGGCTGCTCGACCTGAAGCAAGGCGGCCCCAGTGTCTATCCGACCCTCCCCGCCGAGATCCGCGACTCCGGCAACCCTGCCAACGCCAACTGGCACGATAGCCCCGAGGCGGAGCAGAACCGGCGCAGTGTCTATTTGGTGGTCAAGCGCGCCCTAAAAGTCCCGCTCCTGGATGCCCTGGACTTCGCCAACAGCACCTCGCCCGCGGGCGTGCGCCCGGTCACGACCACGGCACCGCAAGCCCTGATTCTCCTCAACGACTCCTTTGTCCAGAGGCAGGCCGAGGCGCTCGCCACGCGCCTGGCGACGGAGAACAACCCCGACAAGCTCACCCGCGCCTTCGCCCTCGCGCTCCAACGCATGCCGCGCCAGAGCGAGCGCCAAGCCGCCCTGCACCTGCTCGGCCCCCAGCCCGACCACGCCGCCTGGGTCGGCCTCTGCCGCGCACTGCTCAACCTCAACGAGGTGATCTATGTGGATTAA
- a CDS encoding DUF2157 domain-containing protein: protein MKESEFVRRLQLEVEHWHDEGLVDAALAERLLARYDGQDGPARSRLAVALSFLGALLIGIGMIVFVASNWAVIPGAAKLGGLLVAMVLAYGGGFRLRYVGESYHGTGNALLFLGVLLYGANVFLVAQAMHINAEAPSLLVLWAVGVLPLGWLLESRAMLGLGLILLTVALGGEAAFWYDSPGGFCAVSLLWGTLLVALGRLVPRLAGLAGLGAFVVLATLTLLADFGLSFYSSPSAEWAYLAPGGKLRLVLLGAVTLATTLALLFRRGQEPLERGEGLVLLALAVLAGGLLVGGGIDEALLRTGFNILLLLVILGVLWVGYERREPGWVQLALAFFALEVLSRYVELLWERLPMEIFFLSAGVVLLGGGLALERMRRTLLKKLAERE from the coding sequence ATGAAAGAATCCGAGTTCGTTCGGCGGCTCCAGCTCGAAGTGGAACACTGGCACGACGAGGGCCTGGTGGACGCCGCCCTTGCGGAGCGCTTGCTGGCGCGCTACGATGGCCAAGATGGCCCGGCGCGGAGCAGGCTCGCGGTGGCACTCTCGTTTCTGGGGGCGCTGCTGATCGGGATCGGGATGATTGTCTTTGTCGCCTCCAACTGGGCCGTGATCCCCGGCGCGGCAAAGCTCGGTGGCCTGCTGGTGGCGATGGTGCTCGCGTACGGGGGGGGCTTTCGGTTGCGCTATGTTGGGGAGAGCTACCATGGGACGGGCAATGCCTTGCTCTTTCTGGGGGTCCTGCTCTACGGCGCGAATGTCTTTCTGGTGGCGCAGGCCATGCACATCAACGCCGAGGCACCGTCGCTTTTGGTTCTCTGGGCCGTGGGTGTCCTGCCGCTGGGCTGGCTCCTGGAGTCGCGGGCGATGCTCGGGCTGGGCCTGATCCTGCTCACGGTCGCGCTGGGTGGGGAGGCCGCGTTCTGGTACGACAGCCCCGGCGGGTTCTGCGCGGTCTCCCTGCTCTGGGGCACGCTCCTCGTGGCGCTAGGCCGCTTAGTCCCCCGCCTCGCCGGGCTCGCCGGGCTCGGTGCCTTTGTGGTCTTGGCCACCTTGACCCTCCTCGCCGATTTTGGGCTCTCCTTTTACAGCTCCCCTAGCGCGGAGTGGGCCTACCTTGCGCCGGGTGGGAAGCTTCGGCTAGTGCTCTTGGGCGCGGTGACCTTGGCAACCACTCTTGCGCTACTCTTCCGGCGGGGCCAAGAGCCGCTGGAGCGGGGCGAGGGGCTGGTGCTCCTCGCACTGGCAGTGCTGGCGGGAGGCTTGCTCGTGGGGGGCGGCATCGACGAGGCCCTGCTACGGACGGGCTTTAATATTCTCTTGCTCCTGGTGATTCTAGGCGTCCTCTGGGTCGGCTATGAGCGACGGGAGCCGGGGTGGGTGCAGCTGGCGCTGGCGTTCTTTGCGCTGGAGGTGCTGAGCCGCTATGTCGAGCTGCTCTGGGAGCGCCTCCCGATGGAGATTTTCTTCCTGAGCGCGGGAGTTGTCCTGCTGGGCGGCGGGCTGGCGCTGGAGCGCATGCGACGGACACTGCTCAAGAAACTGGCGGAGAGGGAGTAA